One stretch of Trichoplusia ni isolate ovarian cell line Hi5 unplaced genomic scaffold, tn1 tig00000131, whole genome shotgun sequence DNA includes these proteins:
- the LOC113506917 gene encoding protein expanded-like: protein MRALCSVRGPLGGDTRALGAGARFLSLRMPGQPQPLHFVVEAKARVKELKSLANAHAQLQGMTDTELFGLAILQNGEYLFVDLESKLSKYAPKSWRSSHTHGLDANGKPLLELHLVVQFHVESPLLLHDEIGRHLYFLQLRQNVRTRDALPAEVLLLLTGLALQAEYGDADTFEDRDYFKVEDYAPASLTGDWVAAAMRACHREHRGLTKSDAETRFIREVCLLPDTINSHRYRLKQSKSEPEPGTVWLLVTAKGIKILPDNGQLSNFIWSAIGKLSFDRKKFEIRTEEGKLTLFSSSEEKCKYLFALCKETHQFSMKIAPKFNEILRKEEEERKICFGYSKSLNVQSNQNKSEQRISVISSTSSNTTSGIVSDRVQSEDELEIMIDSPPAPSTESLAFAHLLDSSNSYFIRNIPQDNQPLSKTSSLQLQKSKIRVKKTKDDCENVSRNDITLPEPHSVNQLEETTSLPDQSISETLTDSPRSNKLKCTGSQCSSSCSTVIMARAGLSTLSRTSNASSLELGYSHTAQNSMLSDNSTVGIDIEYSQDTASALYDGLGQPVTVAASSETSGVYTMSSSELTARSKMGTLSETSRTEYDGSHYDSYQPSKENDLADFDSVSSILKNKSERTSHTTGTQRLKSSQPSSDCVDGAAKFPKTEQHNKENVFRERTNSNVSAISFHGDGSDPTDKKHNLLTASELSDLIVGRGVYPKSQSVSDTLDSVSDYVRLPIPFSGDSYLQGHEDTAPSDDHYPNNSFFDRPPTPPTRIDSRKLLNLSLPNIFDINGDTPVRPPFPDKPPPPYEYNHQTVAPTAPTPAKAPPAYPGSTASVRSLKQLGEKEEVAARVVTSKPMITILKAEAGEVNASSERTFASPMVLEHKFQKFKRHQASSRRAERSKLAQGINNNLSPSREMAHGVDSNVLVAMMKLAPPPPLARRARLPPPPPAARLPPPPPPHNPMFQQQLYSDVDYVYYPLQDPAVSQQNYLDHKLTEVRVSNMHKNGLQYRSTPYLSTSMSASSMYGSIQNLSDSYVQLPGTRTSWYSLTSRTSLSNHSINLERPQLSARVPDVSHFVRTKSDENVLNAKDPPPVKMRRMPPPPPPPYEYKKKLVNYSREVKPPPTTSNVNSDVCVNKVKDSNCDLDIKTLREKSKNLDLPLIAALCNDRSLLKQTKAFGAPKLTRQTGSDCESERKCLKSVPNATDNLDNKNKQECNAKRVMTGSQKKVMIRNPTDKLPALPVTESHTPRAMSNTYVMHPTVAKVKKSQPSS from the exons ATGCGTGCTCTGTGTTCGGTTCGCGGGCCGTTGGGCGGAGACACGCGCGCGctcggcgcgggcgcgcggttTCTGTCCCTGCGCATGCCCGGCCAGCCCCAACCTCTCCACTTCGTTGTAGAAGCCAAAGCAAGAGTCAAAGAATTGAAGTCTTTGGCCAACGCCCACGCACAACTACAAGGCATGACCGATACGGAACTGTTTGGTTTAGCAATCTTGCaaa atgGAGAATATTTGTTTGTTGACTTAGAAAGCAAACTATCTAAATATGCGCCAAAGAGCTGGAGATCATCCCACACCCAT GGTTTGGACGCGAACGGGAAGCCGCTCCTTGAATTGCACCTGGTCGTGCAGTTTCACGTGGAGAGTCCACTGCTCCTGCACGATGAAATCGGCCGCCACCTCTACTTCTTACAACTGCGGCAAAATGTGCGAACACGGGATGCCTTACCAGCTGAAGTCCTCTTACTGCTCACCGGGTTAGCTTTACAAGCAGAATACGGTGATGCAGACACGTTTGAAGATAGAGACTACTTCAAAGTAGAAGACTATGCACCGGCATCGCTTACCGGAGATTGGGTGGCGGCTGCAATGCGCGCCTGCCATCGGGAACACCGAGGCCTTACTAAATCTGACGCAGAAACTAGATTCATACGAGAAGTTTGTCTACTCCCTGACACAATAAACTCGCATAGATATCGCCTAAAACAGTCGAAATCAGAACCTGAACCAGGTACGGTGTGGCTTCTTGTCACAGCAAAAGGTATAAAGATATTACCTGATAACGGACAACTGTCAAATTTTATATGGAGCGCGATTGGCAAATTGAGTTTTGATAGAAAGAAGTTCGAGATCAGAACCGAAGAAGgaaaattgacattattttctTCAAGTGAAGAAAAGTGTAAATACCTTTTCGCGCTGTGCAAAGAAACCCATCAATTCTCTATGAAGATAGCCCCAAAATTCAATGAAATCTTGAGAAAGGAAGAAGAGGAGCGTAAAATTTGTTTTGGTTACTCGAAATCGTTAAATGTCCAGTCGAATCAAAACAAGAGTGAACAAAGAATATCAGTTATATCATCTACAAGCTCCAATACAACATCAGGGATTGTAAGTGACAGAGTTCAATCTGAAGATGAATTAGAAATTATGATAGATTCTCCTCCAGCTCCTTCAACTGAAAGTTTAGCTTTTGCTCATTTACTAGACAGTTCGAATTCTTACTTCATAAGGAATATACCTCAAGATAATCAACCACTGAGCAAAACGTCCTCATTGCAactacaaaaatctaaaatccgTGTAAAGAAGACTAAAGACGATTGCGAGAATGTTAGCAGAAATGATATAACATTACCAGAACCACATTCCGTAAACCAGTTGGAAGAAACGACTTCTTTACCTGATCAAAGTATTAGCGAAACTTTAACCGATAGTCCGAGGTCTAATAAACTGAAATGCACGGGATCACAATGCTCATCATCGTGTAGTACTGTCATAATGGCCAGAGCGGGTCTAAGTACACTAAGCAGGACGTCCAACGCAAGTAGTTTAGAGCTAGGATATAGCCACACTGCTCAAAATTCTATGTTAAGTGATAACAGTACTGTTGGTATTGATATAGAATATTCGCAAGATACAGCGTCCGCTTTATATGATGGGTTAGGTCAACCAGTCACCGTAGCGGCTTCGAGTGAAACCAGCGGAGTCTATACCATGAGTAGCTCCGAATTAACAGCGCGATCGAAAATGGGCACTTTATCAGAAACTAGTAGAACAGAATATGATGGATCACATTATGACAGCTACCAGCCATCGAAAGAAAATGATCTGGCAGACTTCGATAGTGTTTCGTCAATACTAAAGAACAAATCGGAGAGAACTAGTCACACAACCGGCACACAAAGATTAAAGTCATCTCAACCGAGTTCAGACTGCGTAGATGGAGCAGCTAAGTTCCCGAAAACCGAACAACataataaggaaaatgtatttagaGAAAGAACAAACTCAAATGTTAGTGCAATCTCATTTCACGGAGACGGTAGCGACCCGACCGAtaagaaacataatttactAACTGCGAGTGAACTTAGTGATCTGATAGTGGGAAGAGGAGTCTATCCGAAAAGTCAATCAGTAAGCGACACTCTCGATTCTGTTTCAGACTATGTCAGGTTGCCTATTCCATTTTCGGGTGACAGCTACCTGCAGGGCCATGAAGATACTGCTCCTTCAGACGATCATTATCCAAACAACTCATTTTTTGATCGGCCTCCAACGCCTCCGACCCGAATTGACAGTCGCAAATTACTAAACTTATCTCTTCCAAACATATTTGATATAAATGGAGATACGCCAGTCAGACCTCCGTTTCCGGATAAGCCACCGCCGCCCTACGAGTATAACCATCAAACTGTTGCGCCTACTGCTCCTACACCTGCAAAAGCTCCTCCAGCCTATCCTGGCTCAACAGCTTCGGTCAGATCTTTAAAGCAACTAGGCGAGAAGGAAGAAGTTGCAGCCCGAGTCGTAACATCTAAACCtatgataacaattttaaaagctgAAGCTGGCGAAGTTAACGCTTCAAGTGAAAGAACGTTTGCCAGCCCCATGGTCCTGGAACACAAATTCCAAAAGTTTAAGCGACACCAAGCCTCTAGTCGTCGGGCTGAGAGGTCCAAATTAGCGCAGGGAATAAATAACAATCTGTCGCCCTCTAGAGAAATGGCTCATGGAGTGGACTCTAATGTGCTAGTAGCCATGATGAAGTTGGCTCCTCCTCCACCACTAGCGCGTCGCGCCCGActaccgccgccgccgccagccgcgAGGCTGCCGCCGCCACCCCCGCCACACAATCCCATGTTCCAACAACAACTCTACAGCGACGTGGACTACGTTTACTATCCCTTACAAGATCCAGCCGTATCACAACAAAATTACCTAGACCATAAATTGACTGAAGTTCGCGTATCAAATATGCACAAAAATGGCCTGCAGTACAGAAGCACACCGTACCTATCTACTTCCATGTCTGCATCGTCCATGTATGGATCGATCCAAAATCTCTCGGATTCTTACGTCCAGTTACCTGGAACGCGAACGAGTTGGTACTCGCTAACGAGCAGAACGTCGCTGAGCAACCATTCCATAAATCTTGAACGGCCGCAACTATCTGCGCGGGTACCGGACGTTTCGCATTTCGTGCGGACGAAATCAGACGAGAATGTGTTGAATGCCAAGGATCCGCCGCCCGTTAAAATGAGACGGATGCCTCCGCCTCCCCCGCCGCCTTATGAATACAAGAAGAAACTTGTTAATTACTCAAGGGAAGTAAAACCTCCGCCAACTACGTCGAATGTTAACAGTGATGTGTGTGTAAACAAAGTGAAAGACTCTAATTGTGATTTAGACATAAAAACTCTTCGtgagaaaagtaaaaatcttgATCTGCCTCTCATAGCAGCCCTATGTAACGACCGATCGTtacttaaacaaacaaaagcttttgGTGCTCCAAAGTTAACTAGACAGACAGGTAGTGACTGTGAAAGTGAACGGAAGTGTTTAAAGTCTGTTCCGAACGCCACCGATAACTTAGATAATAAGAATAAACAAGAATGTAATGCTAAGAGGGTAATGACAGGGTCTCAGAAAAAAGTTATGATACGAAACCCCACAGATAAACTTCCAGCATTGCCGGTTACTGAAAGTCATACACCGCGAGCAATGTCGAATACGTATGTCATGCATCCAACAGtagctaaagtaaaaaaatctcaacCGAGCTCATGA
- the LOC113506920 gene encoding transmembrane protein 62-like gives MILSKSTIWVLCVLLLVSIFMANLLNIIATDHNFYIENENEGINFTKYLGEKYVKITDTTKNVIWFLQISDIHISIFRDPGRISQFQQFCDNTVKTINPAVVLATGDLTDAKAKDNLGSSQVKTEWVYYHNIIKESGVTDTAVWLDIRGNHDNFNIRTINAQENYFRNYSVQGQTHAKSYVHIVDHNGIKVAFLGVDACPDPGLRRPFNFIGLLDSTEQQIIQKLKIEAETKADHIVWFGHYPTSCILPLKNESPWLDLRQLIGSSHGSHVYVCGHLHSMGGLVPRMYTKQKKGYLELELGDWKDNRMYRLAAIDHGHFSFVDQKHNVWPLVLVTNPKHAKYIMPGREPLHLVPESTHIRILAFSDVDVKTVEITFDQISWMNCRLTKPPLFVCNWLPHLFTKGVHHMFVKVTDELGRETNVDHPFTLDGSLMNFEITARILLMLDAGVVFQAIFGTLLLVNVLPLVVLRLQKYPPRYRRKFGRHVLIRIWLLSKIDRIFYPIVLYAVYLPFGPWAIGELIDGHIGAIFAWGILIKGAFLPEPFTYMYGSVQLMFVQIPLIFVLAHCLDYRLFGQNVKGIRRLIKNLPFVFLLSIQLLLAYFFWLEYGTMSFIFGPLRTWSIALSILLWYKTLNLPLEYCRNLIKLNDMPS, from the exons ATGATTCTTTCCAAAAGTACTATATGGGTTTTGTGTGTATTGTTGTTGGTGTCTATATTTATGGCAAATTTATTGAACATTATTGCTACGGATCATAATTTctatattgaaaatgaaaatgaaggaataaattttactaaatatttaggTGAAAAGTATGTCAAAATCACAGATACTACTAAGAACGTTATTTGGTTTCTCCAG ATTTCAGATATACATATCAGTATTTTTCGTGATCCTGGTCGAATCTCTCAGTTTCAACAGTTTTGTGATAACACAGTGAAGACAATAAATCCTGCTGTAGTGTTGGCTACAGGGGACCTGACTGATGCTAAAGCTAAAGATAATCTGGGTAGTTCCCAAGTGAAAACTGAGTGGGTTTACTATCACAACATTATAAAAGAGTCAGGAGTAACTGATACTGCTGTCTGGTTAGACATAAGAGGAAATCATG ATAATTTTAACATCAGGACAATTAATGCTCAGGAGAATTACTTTAGAAACTACTCAGTACAAGGACAGACCCATGCTAAATCCTATGTGCATATTGTAGATCATAATGGCATCAAAGTTGCATTTTTGGGTGTTGATGCCTGTCCAGACCCCGGGTTGAGAAGGCCATTCAATTTTATTGGTCTCTTGGACTCAACAGAACAACAAATTATCCAAAAGCTAAAGATTGAAGCAGAAACCAAAGCTGATCATATTGTCTGGTTTGGGCATTATCCCACCTCATGCATATTACCTCTGAAGAATGAATCCCCTTGGCTAGATTTGCGTCAACTTATTGGTAGTAGTCATGGATCACATGTTTATGTATGTGGGCACTTACATTCCATGGGTGGACTTGTCCCGAGAATGTATACTAAAcagaaaaaaggttatttagAACTTGAGCTGGGAGACTGGAAAGATAACAGAATGTACAGGCTGGCTGCTATAGACCATGGACACTTTTCATTTGTTGATCAAAAACATAATGTTTGGCCTCTCGTACTAGTCACAAACCCAAAGCATGCCAAGTATATTATGCCTGGCAGAGAACCTTTGCATTTAGTTCCTGAATCAACTCACATAAGAATACTAGCATTTAGTGATGTTGATGTTAAAACTGTGGAAATAACATTTGATCAAATTAGTTGGATGAACTGCAGGCTTACAAAACCTCcactttttgtttgtaattggCTCCCTCACTTGTTTACAAAAGGTGTACATCACATGTTTGTGAAAGTCACTGATGAGTTGGGGAGAGAGACTAATGTAGACCACCCATTCACTTTAGATGGAAGTTTGATGAATTTCGAAATTACAGCAAGAATTTTACTTATGTTGGATGCTGGTGTAGTG tttcAGGCAATTTTCGGAACACTTCTACTGGTTAACGTTTTACCGTTAGTCGTTTTAAGATTACAGAAATATCCACCTAGATATCGAAGGAAATTTGGACGACATGTATTGATACGAATTTGGTTATTGAGTAAAATCGATCGAATATTTTATCCGATTGTGTTGTATGCGGTATATTTACCGTTTGGTCCATGGGCCATTGGAGAGCTTATAGATGGCCACATTGGAGCCATATTTGCTTGGGGAATATTGATAAAAGGCGCATTCCTGCCAGAACCATTTACATATATGTATGGAAGTGTGCAGCTGATGTTTGTACAAATACCTTTGATATTTGTATTAGCCCATTGTTTAGATTATCGTCTATTTGGGCAGAACGTGAAAGGAATAAGGCGACTGATAAAGAATTTAccatttgtgtttttgttgtcaATACAGTTGTTATTGGCATACTTCTTTTGGCTAGAATATGGAACtatgtcttttatttttggacCACTAAGGACGTGGAGTATTGCATTAAGTATACTTTTGTGGTATAAGACACTGAATTTGCCTCTAGAATATTGCAG AAACTTAATAAAGCTGAACGACATGCCGTCATAG